From Primulina huaijiensis isolate GDHJ02 chromosome 15, ASM1229523v2, whole genome shotgun sequence, one genomic window encodes:
- the LOC140959739 gene encoding E3 ubiquitin-protein ligase AIRP2-like isoform X2: protein MYIGGVSPTRKSFKDSLKLLEADIQHANTLASDFPCEYDGACLQMRMSYSPAAHLFLFLVQWTDCQLAGALGLLRILIYKVYVDGTTTMSTHERKASIREFYAVIYPSLLQLQSGVTDSEEKKQKAVCFERYRRRDEDDHSYYSEIDIEREEECGICMEMNNKVVLPGCNHTICLKCYRDCAGALDQNHAPFAAAA, encoded by the exons ATGTACATAGGCGGCGTAAGTCCAACGCGGAAGTCTTTCAAGGATTCGCTCAAATTGCTTGAAGCTGATATTCAGCATGCTAATACTCT TGCATCTGATTTCCCATGCGAGTACGATGGTGCCTGCCTACAAATGAGAATGTCGTACAGTCCGGCAGCTcaccttttccttttcctagTACAGTGGACTGATTGCCAACTAGCTGGTGCTCTTGGACTTTTGAGAATCCTGATATACAAG GTGTATGTTGATGGCACCACCACCATGTCCACTCATGAGAGAAAAGCGAGCATCAGAGAATTCTATG CTGTTATTTATCCCTCTTTATTGCAACTTCAAAGTGGTGTCactgattcagaagaaaaaaaGCAAAAAGCTGTTTGTTTTGAGAGATATCGGAGAAGGGATGAAGATGATCATAGTTATTACTCTGAAATAGATATTGAAAGGGAAGAAGAATGTGGAATTTGCATGGAGATGAACAATAAGGTAGTCTTACCGGGATGCAACCACACCATATGCCTGAAATGTTATAGAGACTG
- the LOC140959907 gene encoding uncharacterized protein: MSAGGGGAQAAHSLAFRVMRMCRPTFHVETSTLKFDPCDLFFGEDLFDDPIAASHLPRLLTSINVGGQSNNSAMDAADLSYRSRFLLNDTSDSIGLPGLLVLPQSFGAIYLGETFCSYISINNSSNIEVRDVIIKAEIQTEKQRIMLLDTSKSPVESIRATGRYDFIVEHDVKELGAHTLVCTALYSDGDGERKYLPQFFKFMVSNPLSVRTKVRVVKENTFLEACIENNTKSNLYMDQVEFEPAQNWTATVLRADGNLPEHNLLTREVFKEPILIRAGGGIYNYLYQLRLSSQDSAQVKLEGSNVLGKLQITWHTNLGEPGRLQTQNILGNSITRKEIELQVVEVPSVIILEKPFVARLNIVNQTDRVLGPFEVWLSESNTLDEKTVMVNGLQTMTLGEVQASSSLEFQLNLIAVKNGIQKISGITVLDTIEKKTYDSLLELEIYVDSE, encoded by the exons ATGAGTGCCGGTGGTGGTGGAGCTCAGGCGGCGCACTCGCTGGCGTTCAGGGTTATGAGGATGTGCCGCCCGACCTTCCACGTAGAGACTTCTACTCTCAAATTCGATCCCTGCGATCTTTTCTTTGGCGAAGACCTTTTTGACGATCCAATCGCGGCTTCTCACCTCCCTCGCCTTCTCACTAGTATTAATGTCGGCGGTCAGTCGAACAACTCCGCCATGGACGCAGCGGATCTCAGTTACCGGAGCAGGTTCCTCCTCAACGACACTTCCGATTCCATTGGCCTTCCTGGCCTCCTGGTCCTCCCACAATCATTCGG GGCGATATATTTGGGGGAGACATTCTGCAGCTATATAAGTATCAACAACAGCTCCAATATCGAAGTTCGGGATGTTATAATCAAG GCTGAAATTCAAACAGAAAAACAGAGAATAATGTTGTTGGATACATCAAAATCACCCGTCGAATCAATACGTGCGACCGGAAGATACGATTTCATCGTCGAACATGATGTGAAAGAACTTGGTGCACACAC CTTGGTGTGCACTGCACTTTATAGTGACGGTGATGGTGAGAGGAAGTATCTCCCACAGTTTTTCAAGTTCATGGTTTCTAATCCCCTCTCAGTTAGAACAAAG GTCCGGGTCGTGAAG GAAAACACTTTTTTGGAGGCTTGTAtagaaaataatacaaaatcTAATCTGTACATGGACCAAGTTGAGTTTGAGCCGGCACAGAATTGGACTGCAACAGTGCTCAGAGCTGATGGTAACCTTCCGGAACACAATCTATTGACAAG AGAAGTGTTCAAGGAACCTATTCTCATTAGAGCTGGGGGAGGAATTTACAACTATCTCTATCAGTTAAGGTTGTCATCACAGGACAGTGCACAAGTGAAACTTGAGGGAAGTAATGTTCTTGGTAAGCTTCAGATAACATGGCACACAAATTTGGGTGAACCTGGTCGCCTGCAGACTCAAAATATTCTAGGAAAT TCCATCACACGCAAGGAGATTGAATTGCAGGTTGTTGAGGTGCCTTCCGTCATTATCTTGGAGAAACCTTTTGTG GCACGCTTGAATATCGTAAACCAGACTGACAGAGTACTTGGGCCCTTTGAAGTGTGGTTATCAGAAAGTAATACACTTGATGAGAAAACGGTAATGGTCAATGGTCTTCAGACAATG ACTCTTGGAGAGGTGCAAGCATCAAGCTCTTTGGAGTTCCAGTTG AACTTAATCGCAGTAAAGAATGGGATTCAGAAAATCAGTGGCATTACGGTGCTTGATACGATAGAGAAGAAAACTTATGATTCTCTACTAGAACTGGAG ATATATGTTGATTCAGAGTGA
- the LOC140960546 gene encoding LOW QUALITY PROTEIN: RNA polymerase II C-terminal domain phosphatase-like 1 (The sequence of the model RefSeq protein was modified relative to this genomic sequence to represent the inferred CDS: inserted 1 base in 1 codon) produces MKMYSKSVLVYLGDRVLGEVELHPQNGIVLGEEFREIRISHYSQPSERCPPLAVLHTVSATGACFKLESSLKSQESPLSVLHATCLRDNKTAVMSIGGGEIHLVAMHSRKYEGQGPCFWGFNVTPGLYSSCLVMLNLRCLGIVFDLDETLIVANTMRSFEDRIEALQRKISSESDPHRVSSMVAEVKRYQDDKNILKQYAESDQVIDNGKVIKSQSEMVPALSDNHEPILRPIIRLQEKSIVLTRINPLIRDTSVLVRLRPAWEDLRTYLTARGRKRFEVFVCTMAERDYALEMWRLLDPESNLINSNELLDRIVCVKSGSRKSLFNVFHDGSCHPKMALVIDDRLKVWDEKDQPRVHIVPAFAPYYAPQAEANNTVPVLCVARNVACNVRGGFFKEFDDGLLQQIAEVAYEDDIKNVAFPPDVSNYLISEDDPSTSNGNKDLHVFDGMADTGVERRLKEAISASSTGPPLTKNLDPRIPPALQYTVPSTSFSVPPSTIQGLPVPFTNQQSSQVTSLLKSPLTQVGPAEPAFHISPVTEEGEVPESELDPDTRRRLLILQHGQDMRGHTPSESQFPARPPMQVSVPAVQPRGWFPGEEEMSPGHLNQVAPHKEFPLNAESLPIDHHRVHHPPFLHKVEPSIPPGRVLENQRLSQEVLPRDDLLRLNQQLPGFHSFSDEGGPRRPQPSLVNKDLDLEAGQIDPYPETSTGALQDIALKCGTKVEFNQALSPILELQFSVEVMFAGQKIGEGFGRTRREAQRQATEVSLMNLADKYLSNLEPEFSYTTGNDGRFANPNDSGSXCDVNSFLYQSHHEKLVPFSTSVSPRIPDARVENSKKSMGSIAALNEFSMKEGLGVAFQTLPQFSANPSQKNEVYAQVEINGQLMGKGIGRTWDEAKSQAAEKALGALYSMVGQFPHRRHGSPSSLQGLSNKRLKSDFSRVVQRIPSSNRYPKNASPIP; encoded by the exons ATGAAAATGTATAGTAAATCGGTGCTGGTTTATTTAGGAGACAGGGTGCTGGGAGAAGTGGAGTTGCACCCTCAAAATGGAATTGTATTGGGAGAGGAATTTAGGGAAATTCGGATATCGCACTATTCACAACCCAGTGAGAGGTGCCCGCCACTCGCCGTGCTTCACACTGTATCCGCAACTGGAGCATGCTTCAAATTGGAATCTTCCTTAAAGTCTCAGGAATCGCCGCTTTCTGTATTACATGCTACATGTCTCAGAGATAACAAG ACTGCTGTAATGTCAATTGGAGGAGGGGAAATTCATTTAGTTGCCATGCATTCTAGGAAGTATGAAGGGCAGGGCCCATGCTTTTGGGGATTCAATGTTACTCCGGGACTTTACAGTTCTTGTCTTGTCATGCTGAATCTTAGATGTCTTGGCATTGTATTTGATCTTGATGAAACTCTCATAGTTGCAAACACAATGCGCTCATTTGAGGACAGAATAGAGGCGCTGCAGCGAAAAATAAGCTCCGAGTCTGATCCGCACCGTGTTTCTAGTATGGTTGCAGAGGTCAAACGTTATCaggatgataaaaatattttgaagcaATATGCAGAAAGTGATCAGGTGATTGATAATGGGAAGGTTATCAAATCACAGTCTGAGATGGTTCCAGCATTGTCGGACAATCATGAGCCTATCCTTCGTCCAATTATACGACTACAAGAAAAGAGCATTGTTCTGACTCGCATTAATCCACTG ATTCGAGACACCAGTGTCCTAGTGAGATTAAGACCTGCTTGGGAGGATCTTAGAACCTATTTGACTGCTAGAGGTCGAAAGCGGTTTGAGGTTTTTGTCTGTACTATGGCTGAAAGAGATTACGCATTAGAAATGTGGAGGCTTCTTGACCCAGAGTCAAATTTGATAAATTCTAATGAGCTCTTGGATCGAATTGTTTGCGTCAAGTCTG GTTCTAGGAAATCCCTATTTAATGTCTTTCACGATGGAAGTTGTCATCCTAAGATGGCATTGGTGATTGACGACCGTTTAAAAGTGTGGGATGAGAAAGATCAGCCTCGAGTGCATATAGTTCCTGCATTTGCTCCGTATTATGCGCCTCAAGCTGAA GCCAACAACACTGTACCCGTGCTTTGCGTTGCAAGAAATGTAGCTTGCAATGTTAGAGGAGGATTCTTCAA AGAATTTGATGATGGTCTCTTGCAACAAATTGCTGAAGTTGCATACGAAGATGATATTAAAAATGTGGCTTTCCCACCTGATGTGAGCAACTACCTGATTTCAGAG GATGATCCTTCAACCTCTAATGGAAACAAGGATTTGCATGTTTTTGATGGAATGGCTGATACTGGGGTGGAAAGGAGGCTAAAG GAGGCTATTTCTGCTTCTTCAACTGGTCCTCCACTGACAAAAAATTTGGATCCAAGAATTCCTCCGGCTCTCCAGTACACAGTACCATCAACTTCTTTTTCAGTTCCTCCATCAACAATTCAAGGGCTGCCAGTGCCTTTTACCAATCAGCAATCATCTCAAGTGACATCTTTGCTTAAATCACCATTAACTCAAGTTGGGCCAGCAGAACCAGCTTTTCACATTTCTCCTGTAACTGAAGAGGGTGAGGTACCGGAGTCTGAATTAGATCCTGATACAAGGAGGAGACTGCTCATCTTGCAACATGGTCAAGACATGAGAGGCCACACTCCATCTGAATCTCAGTTTCCTGCCCGACCTCCCATGCAAGTCTCTGTTCCAGCAGTTCAACCACGTGGTTGGTTTCCAGGTGAAGAGGAGATGAGCCCAGGACACCTTAACCAAGTTGCACCACATAAGGAGTTTCCTTTGAATGCAGAGTCTCTTCCTATTGACCACCATCGGGTTCATCATCCGCCTTTTCTACACAAAGTGGAGCCTTCTATTCCACCTGGTAGAGTTCTTGAAAACCAAAGGTTGTCCCAGGAG GTGCTTCCTAGGGATGACCTGTTAAGGTTAAACCAACAGCTGCCTGGTTTTCATTCCTTTTCTG ATGAGGGTGGTCCTCGAAGGCCTCAACCTTCTTTAGTAAACAAGGATCTAGATCTTGAAGCAGGACAAATTGACCCCTACCCTGAAACGTCTACCGGAGCTTTACAGGATATTGCATTGAAGTGTGGAACAAAG GTCGAGTTCAATCAAGCTCTATCACCGATCTTGGAACTGCAATTCTCTGTGGAG GTTATGTTTGCAGGGCAGAAAATTGGTGAAGGGTTTGGCAGAACAAGAAGGGAAGCACAGCGTCAGGCTACTGAAGTATCTCTTATGAACTTGGCTG ataaatatttatcaaatcttgAACCTGAGTTTAGCTACACAACTGGGAACGATGGTAGGTTTGCTAATCCTAATGACAGTGGTT TTTGTGAtgtaaattcatttttatatcaGTCACACCATGAGAAGTTGGTACCTTTTTCAACATCAGTGTCACCAAGGATTCCTGATGCAAGAGTCGAGAACTCCAAGAAGTCAATGGGATCAATAGCTGCACTTAACGAATTT AGCATGAAGGAGGGACTTGGTGTAGCATTTCAAACCCTACCTCAATTTTCGGCTAACCCTAGCCAAAAAAATGAAGTGTACGCTCAG GTTGAAATTAATGGACAGTTGATGGGCAAGGGAATTGGTCGAACATGGGATGAAGCTAAATCACAG GCTGCTGAAAAGGCTCTTGGTGCCTTGTATTCCATGGTTGGTCAGTTTCCTCACAGACGCCATGGTTCTCCATC ATCTTTGCAGGGCTTGTCAAACAAAAGGTTAAAATCAGATTTCTCTAGAGTTGTGCAAAGAATACCATCCTCTAACCGATACCCTAAGAATGCATCTCCCATACCATGA
- the LOC140958713 gene encoding wings apart-like protein 2, protein MIVRKYGRRGRDLTRSYSGDNSLSDVVADSPSQEFSQDVYNFTLSSQDSARCNWSDPYGFNSSQDTRKLTILPSVKDVDTGDFDGGLWKPKKVKLFDVDWETYGSSSSQDSREFAIPSSVYGGQDGILEFPDGGFRKPKKVKKVNSGPYGVDSSLEKTQRKGGENKVFEFSDGEFWESEKFKNIDCDSYGLNSSQELSELGISLPRKCKGVGDPRKFDEVSGKPNKKRKKENVCLQKKKNKNKMKIKEVVSGDVCLTSTLMETQEFGEMMEHMDEVNFALDGLKKGQQVTVRRASLLSLLSVSGTTQQRRLLRVHGMAKTITDAVLGLSFDDPTSNLAAAALFYILTSDGQDDNLLDSPNCIRFLLKFLKPLSSNAGKENAPSIGSKLLGMCKNTGFLQNSAKGTDSSVAAISLKVHEMLINCKEIKSRDDSDNVKEKPELNPKWISLLTMEKACLSAISIEDSSGAVRKTGGNFKEKLREYGGLDAVFEEARKCHFVMEEWLEQIYVPDSKDTMGRESLVLLLKCLKIMENATFLSKDNQYHLLGMKGKYDGQQAPNSFTKLIMSFIKILSGISLSRSFPGSSYDKKLSDTSNGSSQSGCSMEWTVSQKSFNASQPDQFRISGQPESFKSYLEPTQVSSDPLLLKMRVESSNTGSCSGSFGNSNTVPSVRCFDSEMEFGGGKTQLMGTNIGAMDDSQDPFAFDDDDFEPSKWDLLSGRLIKPHSQESRPTMRPFKDGSCSLLVSSQQESSNTENRHNQEASCSSEVYEEQSILLADCLLTAVKVLMNLTNDNPEGCRQIANSGGLEILSSLIADHFSSFTLSSPHSDLRESSLSSRSSPKIDLQSNPSLSDQELDFLVAILGLLVNLVEKDSCNRARLAAASVSLPHLEGDGKDRRDVISLLCSIFLANQGDGEAAGEGKCLSLEDEDSILQGEKEAEKMIVEAYAALLLAFLSKESKGTRNSISKCLPKQNLSILVPVLERFVEFHLTLNMISPETHTAVLEVIESCRIH, encoded by the exons ATGATCGTTAGAAAGTACGGTCGCCGGGGTAGAGACTTGACAAGAAGCTATTCAGGGGACAATAGCCTATCAGACGTCGTTGCCGATTCTCCTTCCCAAGAATTCTCCCAAGATGTTTACAATTTCACCTTGTCGTCCCAGGACTCCGCTCGCTGTAACTGGTCAGATCCCTACGGTTTCAATTCGTCCCAGGATACGAGGAAATTGACGATTTTGCCCTCAGTAAAGGACGTGGATACTGGAGATTTTGATGGGGGGTTGTGGAAACCGAAGAAAGTGAAGTTGTTTGATGTTGATTGGGAGACATACGGTTCAAGTTCGTCTCAGGATTCGAGAGAATTTGCGATTCCGAGCTCTGTGTATGGGGGACAAGATGGGATTTTGGAATTTCCCGATGGGGGTTTCCGGAAACCCAAGAAGGTCAAGAAAGTCAATTCGGGTCCATATGGTGTTGATTCATCGCTGGAGAAAACCCAGAGAAAGGGCGGGGAGAATAAGGTTTTTGAGTTTTCAGACGGTGAGTTTTGGGAATCAGAGAAGTTCAAGAACATTGATTGTGATTCATATGGGTTAAATTCCTCTCAGGAATTGAGTGAATTGGGGATTTCACTGCCAAGAAAGTGCAAAGGTGTTGGTGATCCCAGGAAATTTGACGAGGTTTCTGGGAAACCCAACAAGAAGAGGAAGAAGGAAAATGTGTGCTTACAGAAGAAAAAGAATAAGAACAAGATGAAAATCAAGGAGGTGGTATCAGGCGATGTATGTCTTACCAGTACATTGATGGAGACTCAGGAGTTTGGGGAGATGATGGAACACATGGATGAGGTGAATTTTGCATTGGATGGATTGAAAAAGGGACAGCAGGTGACAGTTAGGAGGGCAAGTCTTCTGTCATTGTTATCCGTTTCTGGAACAACACAACAACGGAGGCTTTTAAGGGTTCATGG AATGGCCAAAACAATCACAGATGCTGTGTTGGGACTCAGCTTTGATGACCCTACCAGCAACCTTGCTGCTGCTGCTTTATTTTACATTCTAACAAGCGAT GGTCAAGATGATAATCTACTGGATTCACCAAATTGCATCCGCTTtctattaaaatttttgaaaccaCTTTCATCTAATGCTGGCAAAGAAAATGCGCCAAGCATTGGTAGCAAGCTTCTAGGCATGTGCAAGAATACTGGCTTCTTACAAAATTCAGCCAAGGGAACGGATTCCAGTGTTGCTGCAATATCACTCAAAGTTCATGAGATGCTTATCAATTGCAAGGAAATAAAGTCAAGAGATGATTCTGATAATGTAAAAGAAAAGCCTGAGTTGAATCCCAAATGGATTAGTTTACTTACAATGGAGAAAGCCTGCTTATCTGCTATATCTATTGAAG ACAGCTCTGGTGCAGTACGAAAAACTGGTGGCAACTTCAAGGAAAAATTGAGAGaatatggaggacttgatgCTGTGTTTGAAGAGGCAAGGAAATGTCATTTTGTTATGGAG GaatggttggagcagatttatGTACCAGATTCAAAAGATACTATGGGTAGAGAAAGTCTAGTGTTGCTTTTGAAATGTCTAAAAATCATGGAAAATGCTACATTTCTTAGCAAAGACAATCAG TACCACTTGCTTGGGATGAAAGGAAAATATGATGGTCAACAGGCTCCAAATTCTTTCACAAAGCTCATTATGAGTTTTATTAAGATTCTCTCAg GCATTTCCTTATCCAGAAGTTTCCCTGGCAGTTCTTATGATAAAAAGTTGTCCGATACTTCTAACGGAAGCAGTCAATCTGGTTGTAGCATGGAATGGACTGTTTCTCAGAAAAGTTTCAATGCATCACAACCCGATCAATTCCGGATTTCTGGTCAGCCAGAATCTTTTAAGTCTTACCTGGAACCTACTCAAGTTTCATCTGATCCTCTATTACTCAAGATGAGAGTAGAATCTTCAAACACAGGGTCATGTAGTGGATCATTTGGGAATTCAAACACTGTTCCTAGCGTAAGATGTTTTGATTCAGAAATGGAATTTGGAGGTGGAAAGACCCAACTCATGGGTACCAACATTGGAGCTATGGATGACAGCCAAGATCCTTTTGCATTTGATGATGACGACTTTGAACCCTCAAAGTGGGATTTGCTATCCGGAAGGTTAATTAAACCTCACTCACAAGAAAGTAGGCCAACCATGAGACCATTTAAAGATGGGAGTTGCTCTCTACTAGTGTCGAGCCAACAAGAGTCTAGCAACACAGAAAATCGTCATAATCAGGAGGCCTCTTGTTCTTCAGAGGTTTATGAAGAGCAGTCCATCCTTCTAGCAGATTGTCTTCTCACTGCTGTCAAG GTTCTAATGAACTTGACCAATGATAACCCTGAGGGTTGTCGACAAATTGCAAACTCTGGGGGATTGGAAATATTATCTTCGCTGATTGCTGATCATTTCTCATCGTTCACCTTATCTTCGCCACACAGTGATCTGAGGGAGAGTAGTTTGTCATCTAGATCAAGTCCAAAGATTGATCTCCAGAGTAACCCCAGTTTATCTGATCAAGAATTGGACTTTCTTGTGGCTATTTTAGGTTTGCTTGTGAATTTGGTAGAGAAGGATAGCTGCAATAG AGCTCGGCTTGCAGCGGCTAGTGTTTCATTACCCCACCTGGAAGGCGATGGAAAGGATAGAAGGGATGTGATCTCGCTCTTATGCTCAATTTTTTTGGCTAACCAAGGGGATGGTGAGGCTGCTGGAGAGGGAAAATGTTTGTCCTTG GAGGATGAAGATTCCATATTACAGGGGGAAAAGGAAGCTGAAAAGATGATTGTAGAAGCTTATGCTGCTCTTCTTCTTGCATTCCTTTCAAAAGAAAG TAAGGGCACGCGGAACTCCATTTCTAAATGTCTCCCCAAGCAGAACCTGTCAATACTTGTTCCAGTGTTGGAGAGATTTGTG